From Enhydrobacter sp., the proteins below share one genomic window:
- a CDS encoding sulfite oxidase, which translates to MPRIGTVSASRRSLLKGAGMATVAVTLPPVGSAFAQGGAAGGAPKGPKLLEMDGKAKLVVLGDKPLVAETPAEMLDDPVTPTDKLFLRNNGLFPDVAGDAKAWKIKIDGEVNTPMEITLGDLMGRFSNVTYQLMLECGGNGRAFFSPEARGNQWTNGGAGCPQWTGVRLADVLKAAGLKPSAAYTGHYGADPHLSGDATKPSISRGVPIAKAMEEHTLIAFKLNGQDLPMIHGGPVRLVVPGWAGSTSAKWLTRIWVRDKEHDGPGMGGFSYRVPKTPIVPGSKGDEKDTQILEAMPVRSIVTFPADGTRLAAGTRKLDLRGHAWAGDNDVKSVDISTDYGVTWKSARVDAPANKYAWQRFTASVDLPSAGYYEIWARATDTKGVTQPFVAGNWNPQGYGGNPVNRIRVLVQS; encoded by the coding sequence ATGCCACGAATCGGAACTGTCAGCGCATCCCGTCGTTCCCTGCTCAAAGGGGCAGGAATGGCAACAGTTGCTGTGACTTTACCGCCGGTCGGATCGGCCTTCGCCCAGGGCGGTGCCGCAGGCGGCGCGCCCAAGGGCCCCAAGCTGCTCGAGATGGACGGCAAGGCCAAGCTGGTGGTCCTGGGCGACAAGCCGCTGGTCGCCGAGACGCCCGCAGAGATGCTCGACGATCCGGTGACGCCGACCGACAAGCTGTTCCTGCGCAACAACGGTCTGTTTCCCGATGTTGCCGGCGATGCCAAGGCGTGGAAGATCAAGATCGACGGTGAGGTGAACACGCCGATGGAGATCACGCTGGGCGACCTCATGGGCCGGTTCTCCAACGTGACCTACCAGCTCATGCTGGAATGCGGTGGCAACGGCCGCGCCTTCTTCTCGCCCGAGGCGCGCGGCAACCAGTGGACCAACGGCGGCGCGGGCTGCCCGCAATGGACCGGCGTGCGGCTGGCCGACGTGTTGAAGGCCGCGGGACTGAAGCCGAGTGCGGCGTACACCGGCCACTACGGCGCCGACCCGCACCTGTCGGGCGATGCGACGAAGCCGTCGATCTCGCGCGGCGTGCCGATCGCCAAGGCGATGGAAGAGCACACGCTCATCGCCTTCAAGCTGAATGGGCAGGACTTGCCGATGATTCACGGCGGCCCGGTGCGGCTCGTCGTGCCGGGCTGGGCCGGATCTACCTCGGCCAAGTGGCTGACCCGTATCTGGGTCCGTGACAAGGAGCATGACGGGCCCGGCATGGGTGGCTTCTCCTATCGCGTGCCCAAGACGCCGATCGTGCCGGGCAGCAAGGGCGACGAGAAGGACACGCAGATCCTGGAGGCGATGCCGGTGCGTTCGATCGTCACCTTCCCCGCCGACGGCACGCGGCTGGCGGCGGGCACGCGCAAGCTCGATCTGCGCGGCCACGCCTGGGCCGGCGACAACGACGTGAAGTCGGTCGACATCTCGACCGACTATGGCGTGACCTGGAAGAGCGCCAGGGTCGACGCACCCGCCAACAAGTACGCTTGGCAGCGCTTCACCGCCTCGGTCGACCTGCCGAGCGCCGGCTACTACGAGATCTGGGCCAGGGCGACCGACACCAAGGGCGTGACCCAGCCTTTCGTTGCCGGCAACTGGAACCCGCAGGGCTACGGCGGCAACCCCGTCAACCGCATCAGGGTGCTCGTGCAGTCTTGA
- a CDS encoding DUF1326 domain-containing protein has product MAQKVWELSGEYMESCNCDYVCPCIFTNPQGEATHEHCTALMVYRIDRGRHGDVSLDGLKFALVIRSKRIMADGGWVFGVVVDEKATEPQRKVLGDIVSGRVGGPPQMIRDNLVSDFRGVEFRRIDFTMDGLKRITEIPGILAFAIEGVASRNRSGEPYYIDNTAHPANRRLALARASKTEVKGFGLDLSMVGRGNNGHYAPFAWAA; this is encoded by the coding sequence ATGGCGCAGAAGGTCTGGGAGCTGAGCGGCGAATACATGGAGAGTTGCAACTGCGACTATGTCTGTCCCTGCATCTTCACCAATCCGCAAGGTGAGGCGACGCACGAACACTGCACGGCGCTGATGGTCTACCGCATCGATCGCGGCCGGCATGGCGACGTCTCCCTGGATGGGCTGAAGTTCGCCCTGGTGATCCGGTCCAAGCGCATCATGGCCGACGGCGGCTGGGTGTTCGGCGTGGTCGTCGACGAAAAGGCGACCGAGCCGCAGCGCAAGGTATTGGGCGACATCGTGAGCGGCAGGGTCGGCGGGCCGCCGCAGATGATCCGCGACAACCTGGTGAGCGACTTCCGCGGCGTCGAGTTCCGGCGCATCGACTTCACGATGGACGGTCTGAAACGCATCACCGAAATTCCGGGCATCCTCGCCTTCGCCATCGAGGGTGTCGCCTCGCGCAACCGCTCCGGCGAGCCGTACTACATTGACAACACCGCCCATCCCGCCAACCGCCGGCTCGCACTCGCCCGCGCCAGCAAGACGGAAGTGAAAGGCTTCGGGCTCGACCTCAGCATGGTCGGCAGGGGCAACAACGGCCACTACGCGCCCTTTGCCTGGGCGGCCTGA
- a CDS encoding DUF2182 domain-containing protein produces the protein MPGRPEFLQRTAILAALGGLVVVAWLYLADEARVMAAMDPDMAMPPKDLREFALLFAMWWIMMIGMMLPSAAPMILTFATINNNKRARGRAYTPTSLFASGYLLAWGGFSVAATLAQAGLERASLFAPMTMQTTSPLIGGLLFIAAGLYQFTPLKQACLSSCRSPFDFILNRWRDGAAGALRMGWSHGLYCLGCCWILMALLFAVGVMNLAWVALLTLVVLAEKLFPAGPWIARTGGALAIGYGVWLLAF, from the coding sequence TTGCCTGGGCGGCCTGAGTTCCTCCAGCGGACGGCGATCCTGGCTGCGCTGGGCGGCCTGGTCGTCGTCGCGTGGCTCTACCTCGCCGACGAGGCGCGCGTCATGGCGGCGATGGATCCCGACATGGCGATGCCGCCGAAGGATCTCCGCGAGTTCGCGCTGCTGTTCGCCATGTGGTGGATCATGATGATCGGCATGATGCTGCCGAGCGCCGCGCCGATGATCCTGACCTTCGCCACGATCAACAACAACAAGCGCGCCCGCGGCCGGGCCTACACGCCGACGTCGCTGTTCGCGTCGGGTTACCTGCTGGCCTGGGGCGGCTTCAGTGTCGCGGCCACGCTCGCTCAGGCCGGCCTAGAGCGGGCGAGCCTCTTTGCGCCGATGACGATGCAGACCACCAGCCCGTTGATCGGCGGCCTGTTGTTCATCGCCGCCGGCCTCTACCAGTTCACGCCGCTCAAGCAGGCCTGCCTCAGCTCCTGCCGGTCGCCGTTCGACTTCATCCTCAACCGCTGGCGCGACGGCGCGGCCGGCGCCCTGCGCATGGGTTGGTCGCACGGACTCTACTGCCTCGGCTGCTGCTGGATCCTGATGGCGCTGCTGTTCGCGGTCGGCGTGATGAACCTCGCCTGGGTGGCGTTGCTCACCCTCGTAGTGCTGGCCGAGAAACTCTTTCCAGCAGGCCCATGGATCGCCCGCACGGGAGGCGCGCTTGCGATTGGCTATGGCGTTTGGCTGTTGGCGTTCTAG
- a CDS encoding MurR/RpiR family transcriptional regulator, whose protein sequence is MSRTRKAAAVKTAARTNGADPGAYERLRADIAARHDRLSDRLRNIAEFALEYPTDMALGTVAEVAARAGAQPSAIVRFANTLGFDGFTEMQQVFRQRLVASLAPSYKERIERLRRDGPWRGGDTPRDVLSRFVTEGIASLETLNTVAREPDLKRAIDILGSAETIYLLGLGGSYPVVAHLAYVLRKLGRRTVLLDAIGGGLREQAVSATRSDALLAVSFKQYNADTVRLFPELVARGIRAVSITDNLLSPIARGAEVVFELHDMAEPAFRTLVAPMSLAQTLAVGLTLGQE, encoded by the coding sequence GTGAGCAGGACAAGGAAGGCTGCCGCGGTCAAAACCGCGGCCAGGACCAACGGGGCGGACCCGGGGGCCTATGAGCGGCTGCGCGCCGACATCGCCGCGCGACACGACCGGCTGTCGGACAGGCTGCGCAACATCGCGGAGTTCGCGTTGGAGTACCCCACCGACATGGCGCTGGGCACCGTGGCCGAGGTCGCCGCCCGCGCCGGCGCACAACCCTCGGCCATCGTGCGTTTTGCCAACACGCTGGGCTTCGACGGCTTCACCGAAATGCAGCAGGTCTTCCGCCAGCGCCTCGTGGCAAGCCTCGCCCCCTCCTACAAGGAGCGCATCGAGCGGCTGCGACGGGACGGGCCGTGGCGCGGCGGCGATACTCCGCGCGACGTGCTCAGTCGCTTTGTCACCGAGGGCATTGCGTCGCTCGAAACCCTGAATACCGTGGCGCGCGAGCCTGACCTCAAGCGCGCCATCGACATCCTGGGGTCGGCGGAGACGATCTATCTGCTGGGGCTGGGCGGATCCTATCCGGTCGTCGCCCACCTCGCCTACGTGCTGCGCAAGCTTGGCCGCCGCACGGTCCTGCTCGACGCCATTGGCGGCGGCCTGCGCGAGCAAGCGGTCTCGGCGACGCGCAGCGACGCACTGCTCGCTGTCAGCTTCAAGCAGTACAATGCGGACACGGTGCGCCTCTTTCCCGAGCTGGTGGCGCGTGGCATTCGTGCCGTCTCGATCACCGACAATCTCCTCAGCCCGATTGCGCGCGGTGCAGAAGTCGTGTTCGAGTTGCACGACATGGCCGAACCTGCCTTTCGCACGCTCGTCGCGCCAATGTCGCTCGCCCAGACGCTCGCAGTTGGACTGACGTTAGGGCAAGAGTGA
- a CDS encoding ABC transporter substrate-binding protein, with protein MTKSRVTRRTALKAGLMGAAAAGTASFFGPWRHNRVWAQGKKPIKLGLTCDASGQYGNSGQDDMQGMRLAIDEFNAKGGVLGRKIEWITADTETNPATGTRVAERFIAQEQCGFLLGAVHSGVANAITQVASKYGTIYMNTNSSAPSESGANCSRIKFVWDGNGTNFSKAAVANAVQKIGKKWLLLTNDYVWGHTTSAATKTEVEKAGGHIVDNLLVPQNTRDFTAYLLKVQQIKPDVVAMAIGGDDIKALRQQIAELKLEDKAAWINNQQDWPDVWGVPETLFGVFGTNWYHKLPLPGVAEFVKRWQTAYPKSPIPVPGNVSYNGYMATRELLRVIEQTGSTNNIGIIKALEGRKMSAVDRMQAYDAYIHPVTHQVQQTIYLARRNPKPVDNTDLFQIVSAATPEQALDAASLTACKLKPYAEVPTYEQ; from the coding sequence ATGACGAAGTCACGCGTGACGCGACGCACCGCTTTGAAGGCCGGCCTTATGGGCGCTGCAGCTGCCGGCACCGCCAGTTTTTTTGGTCCCTGGCGCCATAACCGCGTTTGGGCGCAGGGAAAGAAGCCGATCAAGCTCGGCCTGACCTGCGACGCCAGCGGCCAATACGGCAACAGCGGCCAGGACGACATGCAGGGCATGCGTCTGGCCATCGACGAGTTCAACGCGAAGGGCGGTGTGCTGGGTCGCAAGATCGAGTGGATCACCGCCGACACGGAAACCAATCCGGCGACCGGCACGCGCGTGGCTGAGCGCTTCATCGCCCAGGAACAATGCGGGTTCCTGCTCGGCGCGGTGCACTCGGGTGTCGCCAATGCGATCACCCAGGTCGCCAGCAAGTACGGCACCATCTACATGAACACCAACTCGTCGGCCCCCAGCGAGTCGGGTGCGAACTGCAGCCGTATCAAGTTCGTATGGGATGGCAACGGCACCAACTTTTCCAAGGCGGCGGTCGCCAATGCCGTGCAGAAGATCGGCAAGAAATGGCTGCTTCTCACCAACGACTATGTGTGGGGCCACACGACATCGGCCGCGACCAAGACCGAAGTCGAGAAGGCGGGCGGCCACATCGTCGACAACCTGTTGGTGCCGCAGAACACCCGCGATTTCACCGCCTACCTGCTCAAGGTCCAGCAGATCAAGCCGGACGTCGTCGCCATGGCGATCGGCGGTGACGACATCAAGGCGCTGCGTCAGCAGATCGCCGAGCTGAAGCTCGAGGACAAGGCGGCCTGGATCAACAACCAGCAGGACTGGCCGGACGTTTGGGGTGTGCCTGAGACCTTGTTCGGCGTCTTCGGCACCAATTGGTACCACAAGCTTCCCTTGCCCGGCGTGGCTGAGTTCGTGAAGCGCTGGCAGACCGCCTATCCGAAGTCGCCGATCCCGGTGCCGGGCAACGTCTCGTACAACGGATACATGGCGACGCGTGAGCTGCTGCGCGTCATCGAGCAGACGGGCTCAACCAACAACATCGGCATCATCAAAGCGCTCGAAGGCCGCAAGATGAGTGCAGTCGATCGAATGCAGGCCTATGACGCCTACATCCACCCGGTCACCCACCAGGTGCAGCAGACGATCTACCTCGCGCGGCGCAATCCGAAGCCCGTGGACAATACCGACCTGTTCCAGATCGTCAGCGCAGCGACGCCCGAGCAGGCGCTCGACGCTGCTTCGCTGACGGCCTGCAAGCTCAAGCCCTACGCCGAGGTTCCGACCTACGAGCAGTGA
- a CDS encoding branched-chain amino acid ABC transporter permease: MSLLPHLVNGLALGLLFALLALGFMLILGLMEQINLAHGSLFALGAYFAYAITAARLPLPPDWLEAWAQVPLGWRFTVAMFLAPVLVAPFGVVLERLMRRTYGRDPLYGLLLTFGAAMVIEELIRVVWGTRDYMLPVPRGISGGFVMLDLIWSTYRFWAAAFAVVAMALVWLVIERTRFGALVKAGAHDSEIVQALGHDLEKLRVWVFVMGTMMAAVAGVILAPVWGIRPHMGVDAVVPAFLIIVLGGVGSFWGAVLGGILVGVVVGLSGAYASEWSMLSMYLLLIGVVTFRARGLFGKKSVLEA, from the coding sequence GTGTCACTTCTGCCCCACCTGGTGAACGGTTTGGCGCTCGGCCTGCTGTTCGCCCTCCTGGCCCTGGGGTTCATGCTGATCCTGGGCTTGATGGAGCAGATAAACCTCGCGCACGGCTCGTTGTTCGCGCTCGGCGCCTACTTCGCCTATGCCATCACCGCCGCGCGGCTGCCGTTGCCGCCGGACTGGCTCGAGGCATGGGCACAAGTGCCGCTTGGCTGGCGCTTCACCGTCGCGATGTTCCTGGCGCCCGTATTGGTGGCGCCTTTCGGGGTCGTGCTGGAGCGGCTCATGCGCCGGACCTATGGTCGTGACCCACTCTACGGCCTGTTGCTCACTTTCGGCGCCGCCATGGTCATCGAGGAGCTGATCCGGGTCGTGTGGGGCACGCGCGACTACATGTTGCCGGTGCCCCGCGGAATATCCGGCGGCTTCGTGATGCTCGACCTCATCTGGTCGACCTACCGCTTCTGGGCCGCAGCGTTCGCCGTGGTGGCAATGGCGCTGGTCTGGCTCGTGATCGAACGTACCCGGTTCGGCGCTCTCGTCAAAGCCGGTGCGCACGACAGCGAGATCGTGCAGGCGCTGGGCCACGACCTCGAGAAGCTGCGCGTCTGGGTGTTCGTCATGGGCACGATGATGGCGGCCGTTGCCGGCGTCATCCTGGCACCGGTCTGGGGTATCCGCCCACACATGGGAGTCGATGCGGTCGTGCCGGCCTTCCTCATCATCGTGTTGGGTGGCGTCGGCAGTTTCTGGGGGGCCGTCCTGGGCGGCATCCTGGTTGGCGTCGTCGTTGGCCTGAGCGGCGCCTATGCCTCCGAATGGTCGATGCTGTCGATGTACCTCCTGCTGATCGGCGTCGTGACGTTCCGGGCGCGTGGCCTGTTCGGCAAGAAGAGCGTGCTGGAGGCGTAA
- a CDS encoding branched-chain amino acid ABC transporter permease, with product MRADKPVPVVTPAMIVIWLAFATVPLWIERVGLYQYLGVEILIFATYALAYNLVLGHSGLPSFGHGAFFGLGAYGFGLAQFHVAADLWFCLGAAILAASACGAIVAAFISHRRGIYYALLTIAFGQIFWFIAIKSHAITGGEDGLLKIARLPVQLGVVTFNISHNVALFYFALAVFVVVSLMLWRLVHSPFGRVLKAIKQNETRARFVGYDVWRYKAAVLVLSAGLSGLAGGLFAMAQSSAFPDVMSLHYSGYVVMMVLVGGGLVTFWGPVLGAIVFLLARDVIGAFTTGWMLWFGLLFVALVIYRPEGLGGMFLRSARVK from the coding sequence ATGCGCGCGGACAAGCCTGTCCCCGTTGTGACCCCTGCCATGATCGTCATCTGGCTGGCGTTCGCGACGGTGCCGTTGTGGATCGAGAGGGTCGGTCTTTATCAGTATCTCGGCGTCGAGATCCTGATCTTCGCAACCTATGCGCTGGCCTACAATCTGGTCCTGGGTCACAGCGGCCTTCCCTCGTTTGGACATGGCGCCTTCTTCGGCTTGGGTGCCTACGGCTTCGGCTTGGCGCAATTCCACGTGGCTGCCGACCTCTGGTTCTGCCTGGGCGCGGCGATCCTGGCGGCGTCGGCGTGCGGAGCGATCGTCGCGGCCTTCATCTCCCATCGCCGGGGCATCTACTACGCACTGCTCACCATCGCGTTCGGCCAGATCTTCTGGTTCATTGCCATCAAGTCACACGCCATCACGGGTGGCGAGGACGGGTTGCTCAAGATCGCACGCCTGCCCGTGCAGCTTGGCGTGGTGACCTTCAACATCTCCCACAACGTCGCGCTGTTCTACTTCGCTCTGGCGGTGTTCGTTGTTGTCTCACTGATGCTTTGGCGCCTCGTTCATTCACCGTTTGGTCGCGTCCTGAAGGCGATCAAGCAGAACGAAACGCGCGCCCGCTTCGTGGGTTACGACGTTTGGCGTTACAAGGCCGCGGTGCTGGTCCTGTCCGCGGGACTCTCTGGCCTTGCCGGCGGATTGTTCGCGATGGCGCAGAGCTCGGCCTTTCCCGACGTCATGAGCCTGCATTACTCAGGCTATGTCGTCATGATGGTCCTGGTGGGCGGCGGCCTCGTCACCTTCTGGGGCCCGGTCCTGGGGGCCATCGTGTTTCTCCTGGCGCGCGACGTCATCGGCGCCTTCACCACCGGCTGGATGCTATGGTTCGGCCTGCTGTTCGTCGCGCTGGTCATCTACAGGCCGGAAGGACTCGGCGGAATGTTCCTGCGTTCGGCCCGGGTGAAGTAG
- a CDS encoding ABC transporter ATP-binding protein yields the protein MALFEAHELHLRFGDRVVLENISLSFEAGRLSGIMGPNGAGKTTCFNVLTGRYRPERGRVLFDGADITGRSPQAIARLGIARSFQLMNLFDEFTVFENVAVAMPETRRRGRDAFGQAYGDPALIAEARNVLHTVGLGERADQVAKALPYGERRALEIAVALASRPKLLFLDEPTAGLGSDGRARLAALVRRLKGQVTVVVIEHDMEFLFSLADEISVIHWGQVIARGSPGELRTNPWVKNSNLGNLA from the coding sequence GTGGCGCTGTTCGAGGCCCACGAACTGCACCTGCGCTTCGGCGATCGCGTAGTGCTGGAAAACATCTCGCTGTCGTTCGAGGCGGGGCGGCTGTCCGGCATCATGGGACCGAACGGCGCGGGCAAAACGACCTGCTTCAACGTCCTGACTGGCCGTTACCGCCCCGAGCGGGGACGTGTGCTGTTTGATGGTGCGGACATAACCGGTCGTTCCCCGCAGGCTATCGCGCGCCTCGGTATTGCCCGGTCGTTCCAGCTCATGAACCTGTTCGACGAGTTTACCGTCTTCGAGAACGTGGCGGTTGCCATGCCCGAGACGCGTCGGCGCGGCCGCGATGCTTTCGGCCAGGCCTACGGTGACCCTGCACTGATCGCGGAAGCGCGCAACGTCCTGCATACGGTAGGGCTCGGCGAACGCGCCGATCAAGTCGCCAAGGCCTTGCCCTACGGCGAGAGGCGGGCGCTGGAGATCGCGGTGGCGCTGGCCTCGCGTCCCAAGCTCCTGTTCCTCGACGAGCCAACCGCCGGGTTGGGCAGCGATGGTCGAGCCCGGCTGGCCGCGCTTGTCCGCCGTCTGAAAGGCCAAGTGACGGTCGTCGTGATCGAGCATGACATGGAATTTCTGTTCTCGCTGGCGGACGAGATCTCGGTGATCCACTGGGGCCAGGTGATCGCCCGCGGCAGCCCAGGCGAGCTGCGCACCAATCCTTGGGTCAAGAACTCCAACCTGGGGAATCTCGCCTGA
- a CDS encoding ABC transporter ATP-binding protein, whose product MLEVQGIDTYYGETQALFDVSLSVGAGEVLALLGANGAGKTTVLRSILGLTRPRRGEIAFEGRTISGRATHEIARAGIGWVPDDRRLCPTLNVAKNLALGLKRTTFRAWSMSEVTDIFTALKYLMSREAETLSGGEMQMVAIGRALLGSPGLVLFDEPSQGLAPKIVDDVMAVIHRLKAERIASIVVEQNVDIALSVADKVVVLSHGAVAWAGDAAALAADPALKPRLLGGLP is encoded by the coding sequence ATGCTCGAGGTCCAGGGTATCGACACCTACTACGGGGAAACACAGGCGCTGTTTGACGTTTCGCTGTCGGTTGGCGCGGGCGAAGTGTTGGCGCTGCTGGGGGCCAACGGGGCCGGGAAGACCACCGTGTTGCGCTCGATCCTCGGCCTCACCCGCCCGCGTCGCGGCGAGATCGCTTTCGAGGGCCGCACGATCTCGGGGCGCGCCACTCATGAGATCGCGCGCGCGGGCATAGGCTGGGTACCGGACGACCGGAGGCTCTGTCCCACGCTCAATGTCGCCAAGAACCTCGCTCTTGGACTCAAGCGCACGACTTTCCGTGCGTGGTCGATGTCCGAGGTCACGGACATCTTCACGGCGTTGAAGTATTTGATGTCGCGCGAGGCTGAGACGTTGTCGGGCGGCGAGATGCAGATGGTGGCGATCGGCCGTGCTCTCCTGGGCTCGCCGGGTCTCGTGCTGTTCGACGAGCCGAGCCAGGGGCTCGCGCCCAAGATCGTCGACGACGTGATGGCCGTCATCCACCGCCTCAAGGCGGAACGTATCGCGTCGATCGTGGTCGAGCAGAATGTGGATATCGCGCTGTCGGTTGCCGACAAGGTCGTTGTGTTGTCGCATGGCGCCGTCGCATGGGCGGGAGACGCAGCCGCGCTTGCCGCCGACCCCGCGCTGAAGCCCAGATTGCTGGGAGGGTTGCCATGA
- a CDS encoding ATP-binding cassette domain-containing protein, translated as MSAPLLALEGVSKVYRRGIVRRVTAFRLDVDLRFDGPAIVGVMGPNGAGKTTLFEMIAGSNVPSAGRVTVAGSDIQRVRYAERDRLAIHYHQSYQVRRFARTWPSFMLERASSSYPRVHLFDEPQFNTQDGYIGFMLDFFRHLRAEGRLVFICLHPTAVLHLELLNEVCESFVFVSGGRATRFSTFAEMAGQPDVRNYLGALAP; from the coding sequence ATGAGCGCCCCGTTGCTCGCGCTCGAGGGCGTCAGCAAGGTCTATCGACGCGGGATCGTGCGGCGTGTAACGGCCTTTCGGCTCGACGTCGACTTGCGTTTCGATGGGCCTGCGATCGTAGGCGTCATGGGCCCCAACGGCGCGGGAAAGACGACACTGTTCGAGATGATCGCCGGTTCGAACGTGCCGAGCGCGGGGCGCGTGACGGTGGCGGGCAGTGACATTCAGCGCGTGCGCTACGCCGAGCGCGACCGACTTGCCATCCATTACCACCAGTCATACCAGGTGCGCCGTTTCGCGCGCACTTGGCCGAGCTTCATGCTGGAAAGGGCCAGCAGCTCCTATCCGAGGGTGCACCTGTTCGACGAACCGCAGTTCAACACCCAGGACGGCTATATAGGGTTCATGCTCGACTTCTTCCGCCATCTACGCGCGGAGGGCAGGCTTGTCTTCATCTGTTTGCACCCGACGGCGGTGTTGCATCTGGAGCTCCTCAACGAGGTTTGCGAGAGCTTCGTTTTCGTGAGCGGAGGTCGGGCCACCCGCTTCTCGACCTTCGCAGAGATGGCGGGGCAACCTGATGTCCGGAACTACCTTGGAGCTCTGGCTCCATAG
- a CDS encoding LLM class F420-dependent oxidoreductase — protein sequence MKLGLAIGYSRAHLDIPVKLIQRAEELGYDSVWTAEAYGSDAVTPLAYIAALTTRIRLGTGIMQLAARTPANAAMSAATVDAMAGGGRFIAGLGVSGPQIVEGWYGQPWGRPYYRMKDYVAIMRKIFAREAPVTHDGKEIALPYSGPGSAGLAKPLKSILHMNPRIPIYLATGSETTVKLTAEIADGWLPMGFVPGAMNEYRPWLEEGFRRAGNGKGFHNFAIQASVHVEVDNDVKAALQRLKPEVALYVGGMGHKTKNFHNDIMVRRGFGDAARRIQELYLAKHKDEAIAAVPDEWVDLKSLIGPPARIIERYRAWQDSGADSLSVRSRQPEAIEVMAKAARLN from the coding sequence ATGAAGCTCGGCCTGGCGATCGGCTACTCGCGCGCGCATCTCGACATTCCGGTGAAGCTGATCCAGCGCGCCGAGGAGCTGGGCTACGATTCGGTCTGGACGGCCGAGGCCTACGGCTCGGACGCCGTCACGCCGCTCGCCTACATCGCCGCCCTCACCACCCGCATCAGGCTCGGCACCGGAATCATGCAGCTCGCCGCACGCACGCCCGCGAACGCCGCCATGTCGGCCGCTACGGTCGACGCCATGGCCGGCGGCGGTCGCTTCATCGCAGGCCTCGGCGTGTCGGGCCCGCAAATCGTCGAAGGCTGGTACGGCCAGCCCTGGGGCCGTCCCTACTACCGCATGAAGGATTACGTCGCGATCATGCGCAAGATCTTCGCGCGCGAAGCGCCCGTGACGCACGACGGCAAGGAGATCGCGCTGCCCTACTCCGGGCCGGGATCGGCCGGCCTCGCCAAGCCGCTCAAGTCGATCCTGCACATGAATCCTCGCATTCCGATCTATCTCGCCACAGGAAGCGAGACCACAGTCAAGCTCACGGCCGAGATCGCCGATGGTTGGCTTCCCATGGGCTTCGTGCCCGGAGCGATGAATGAGTACAGACCGTGGCTCGAAGAGGGCTTTCGTCGGGCGGGCAACGGCAAGGGCTTCCACAACTTCGCGATCCAGGCCTCGGTCCATGTCGAGGTGGACAATGACGTGAAGGCGGCGCTGCAGCGGCTGAAGCCCGAGGTAGCGCTCTATGTCGGCGGCATGGGCCACAAAACCAAGAACTTCCACAACGACATCATGGTGCGCCGCGGCTTCGGCGACGCCGCCAGGCGCATCCAGGAGCTCTACCTCGCCAAGCACAAGGACGAGGCGATCGCCGCCGTGCCCGACGAGTGGGTCGACCTCAAGTCGCTGATCGGGCCGCCGGCGCGCATCATCGAACGCTATCGTGCCTGGCAGGACAGCGGCGCCGATTCGCTCAGCGTCCGCTCGCGCCAGCCCGAGGCGATCGAGGTGATGGCAAAGGCGGCGCGGCTCAACTGA
- a CDS encoding ABC transporter permease subunit translates to MTGRARFAFSILAFGYAFLYLPIALVIVYSFNESRLVTVWAGFSTKWWSALLANDAMLSAAWLSLRIACVSATLAAVLGLAAGYVLARARFSGRALFGALVVAPMVMPEVVMGISLLLLFVGVDRFLFALDRGFLTIVVAHTTFSLAFVAIVVQARLADFDRSLEEAAMDLGATPWVTFRTITLPLIAPAVISGWLLAFTLSLDDLVLTQFVAGAQSQTLPMRVYSSVRLGVDPQINVLGTIVVAVAASALILSGWMTRRKT, encoded by the coding sequence GTGACCGGCCGGGCGCGGTTCGCTTTCTCAATTCTCGCCTTCGGCTACGCGTTCCTCTACCTGCCGATCGCGCTGGTCATCGTCTATTCGTTCAACGAATCGCGCCTGGTCACGGTTTGGGCGGGATTCTCCACCAAGTGGTGGTCGGCATTGCTGGCCAATGACGCGATGCTGTCGGCGGCCTGGCTGTCGCTGCGGATCGCCTGCGTGAGCGCCACCCTCGCGGCGGTGCTGGGGCTAGCGGCCGGCTACGTGCTCGCGCGGGCCAGGTTTTCCGGCCGTGCTCTCTTCGGCGCGCTGGTCGTGGCCCCCATGGTCATGCCCGAGGTCGTCATGGGCATCTCCCTGTTGCTGCTGTTCGTCGGCGTCGACCGGTTCCTGTTCGCGCTCGACCGCGGTTTCCTGACCATCGTCGTCGCCCACACCACCTTCTCGCTCGCTTTCGTGGCCATCGTCGTCCAGGCCCGGCTGGCCGACTTCGACCGTTCACTCGAAGAGGCGGCCATGGATCTCGGCGCCACGCCGTGGGTCACCTTCCGCACCATCACCCTGCCGTTGATCGCTCCGGCGGTGATCTCGGGCTGGCTGCTCGCTTTCACCCTGTCGCTCGACGACCTGGTCCTCACCCAGTTCGTCGCCGGCGCGCAATCGCAGACCCTGCCGATGCGGGTCTATTCCAGCGTGCGGCTCGGCGTCGACCCGCAGATCAACGTGCTGGGCACGATCGTGGTGGCGGTGGCGGCCTCAGCCCTTATCCTCTCCGGCTGGATGACACGGCGAAAGACATAG